One stretch of Deinococcus fonticola DNA includes these proteins:
- a CDS encoding IS630 family transposase, translated as MTARFLCEMERVLDVYMRPYDEQNPVLCFDEQPCFLIGDKLAPVPMEPGKVARQDYEYQRFGSAVVLLAVEPLTGRRFVKVCARRTAEEYTEFMQELERAYPQAARITLVQDNLNTHHGSSFYKWLPPEAAHRLVNRFEWIYTPKHASWLNMAELEFSALQRQCLKRRIPTLERLRDEVECWVSARNAAGVKINWQFSTQDARRSFGRHYQAIRIN; from the coding sequence CTGACCGCGCGATTTCTGTGCGAGATGGAACGGGTGCTGGACGTGTACATGCGACCCTATGACGAGCAGAATCCCGTGTTGTGCTTCGATGAACAGCCCTGCTTTCTGATCGGCGACAAACTGGCCCCGGTTCCCATGGAACCGGGTAAGGTCGCCAGGCAAGACTACGAGTATCAGCGTTTCGGGAGTGCCGTCGTGCTCCTGGCCGTTGAACCGCTGACCGGGCGACGCTTCGTCAAAGTTTGTGCCCGCAGAACAGCGGAAGAGTACACCGAATTCATGCAGGAACTGGAACGAGCCTATCCGCAGGCGGCACGCATCACCCTCGTTCAGGACAATCTGAACACTCATCATGGCTCCAGTTTTTACAAGTGGTTGCCGCCAGAAGCCGCTCACCGACTGGTGAACCGCTTCGAATGGATCTATACCCCAAAGCATGCCTCATGGCTGAATATGGCCGAGCTTGAATTCAGTGCGCTTCAACGACAATGCCTGAAGCGGCGTATTCCTACCCTCGAACGACTTCGGGACGAAGTTGAATGCTGGGTGAGCGCCCGAAATGCAGCGGGGGTAAAGATCAATTGGCAATTCTCGACCCAGGATGCCCGTCGCAGCTTTGGTAGGCACTATCAAGCTATCCGAATTAATTGA
- the chrA gene encoding chromate efflux transporter, whose translation MTKTPYPEGVRVPVADLFTTFLKLGLTSFGGPVAHLGFYRAEFVERRKWLSDEQYADTVALAQFLPGPASSQVGFATGFMLGGWPGALAAWTGFTLPSVLLMVAFALLVTRLGDVGNAGWLTGLKIAAVAVVAQAVAGMWHTLVSAEGEPGRVKTALALGTAAFLLVWPGAWAQVLALVLCGVTGWRFLPAAGTAKTAGLQAGISRRSGLMLLVTFGVLLLGLPLLRPLGAEFALADTVYRAGALVFGGGHVVLPLLQAGFVPQFLSADTFIAGYGAANAVPGPLFTFASYLGAAQTSFSPLLGALLATVMIFLPGLLLMIGALPFWSALSGRPDTRRALTGLNAGVVGLLLAALYDPVFTSAIHTAPQLALALVAYAALTAGKAPAWAVVVACAVVGAVSG comes from the coding sequence TTGACGAAAACCCCTTACCCTGAGGGCGTGCGCGTTCCCGTCGCTGACCTTTTCACGACCTTCCTGAAACTGGGCCTGACCTCCTTTGGCGGCCCGGTGGCGCACCTGGGGTTCTACCGCGCGGAGTTCGTCGAGCGCCGCAAGTGGCTTTCGGACGAGCAGTACGCGGACACGGTGGCGCTGGCGCAGTTCCTGCCCGGCCCGGCCAGCAGTCAGGTGGGGTTCGCCACCGGCTTCATGCTGGGCGGCTGGCCGGGGGCTTTGGCGGCGTGGACGGGTTTCACGCTGCCCAGTGTGCTGCTGATGGTGGCGTTTGCGCTGCTGGTCACGCGCCTGGGCGATGTGGGCAACGCGGGCTGGTTGACTGGTCTGAAGATCGCGGCGGTGGCGGTGGTGGCGCAGGCGGTGGCCGGCATGTGGCACACCCTGGTGAGCGCGGAAGGCGAGCCGGGCCGAGTCAAAACCGCGCTGGCGCTGGGAACGGCGGCGTTCCTGCTGGTGTGGCCGGGCGCGTGGGCGCAGGTGCTGGCCCTGGTGCTGTGCGGAGTCACCGGATGGCGATTTCTTCCCGCAGCCGGCACAGCGAAGACGGCTGGCCTGCAAGCCGGAATTTCACGCCGGAGCGGGCTGATGCTGCTGGTGACCTTCGGCGTGCTGCTGCTGGGCCTTCCTCTACTGCGTCCTCTGGGAGCCGAATTCGCCCTGGCCGACACGGTCTACCGCGCCGGGGCCCTGGTGTTCGGCGGGGGACACGTGGTGCTGCCGCTTTTGCAGGCCGGGTTCGTTCCGCAGTTCCTGAGCGCCGACACGTTCATCGCCGGGTACGGGGCCGCGAACGCCGTGCCGGGGCCGCTCTTCACCTTCGCCTCGTATCTGGGGGCCGCACAAACAAGTTTCAGTCCCCTGCTGGGAGCCCTACTGGCCACGGTGATGATTTTCCTGCCGGGCCTCCTGCTGATGATCGGCGCTCTCCCCTTCTGGTCGGCCCTGTCCGGGCGCCCCGACACACGCCGCGCCCTCACCGGGCTCAATGCTGGCGTGGTGGGGCTGCTATTGGCCGCCCTGTACGACCCGGTGTTCACGTCGGCCATTCACACTGCGCCACAACTCGCGCTGGCGCTGGTGGCCTACGCCGCGCTGACGGCCGGAAAGGCTCCCGCGTGGGCCGTGGTGGTGGCGTGCGCGGTGGTGGGTGCGGTAAGTGGCTAG
- a CDS encoding GNAT family N-acetyltransferase, producing MKVRPFQHADAQEVARLVTESVRGQWVYGAEQFRESEDPHRRRLVAVQNGELLATARLSPFGEGAPDALRLDLAGDRRLFTPLFLALLADLPAGFTRLLGVAREDFSEQMAFFHAAGFRHAWQSWGAHLNLRAFDFERFRALDEQLFLQGYEVERWDNEAPESEWAALYQLHRQGERAMPRNPTTTPDQLDLKGLRSMIQREERAFVVRHKQEIVALTRLTLGNRKGRGPEVESEFTATHPAHRSRGLATLLKAHALHWAKNSGYTHAATGGTVLNLPMLRVNTRLGYLAEPMWVTWERWLGARRLDENPLP from the coding sequence GTGAAAGTGCGCCCCTTCCAGCATGCCGACGCGCAGGAGGTGGCGAGACTGGTGACCGAAAGCGTGCGCGGTCAGTGGGTGTATGGTGCAGAGCAATTCCGGGAAAGCGAAGACCCGCACAGGCGGCGACTGGTGGCCGTTCAGAACGGTGAACTCCTGGCGACTGCCCGGCTCTCGCCTTTCGGTGAAGGGGCACCGGATGCCCTGCGCCTCGACCTGGCCGGAGACAGGCGGCTGTTCACGCCGCTTTTTCTGGCGCTGCTGGCCGATCTGCCCGCTGGGTTCACGCGCCTGCTGGGGGTCGCCCGCGAGGACTTCAGCGAGCAGATGGCGTTTTTTCACGCGGCGGGGTTCCGCCACGCCTGGCAGTCCTGGGGCGCACACCTGAATCTGAGGGCCTTCGATTTCGAGCGGTTCCGCGCCCTGGACGAACAGCTTTTTCTGCAAGGGTATGAGGTCGAGCGGTGGGACAATGAGGCCCCGGAAAGCGAGTGGGCCGCCCTTTATCAGCTTCACCGGCAGGGTGAACGGGCCATGCCGCGCAACCCCACCACGACGCCGGATCAGCTTGATCTGAAGGGTCTGCGAAGCATGATTCAACGAGAGGAAAGGGCCTTCGTCGTGCGGCATAAGCAGGAAATCGTGGCCCTGACGCGCCTGACCCTGGGGAACCGCAAGGGGCGGGGGCCGGAAGTCGAGAGTGAATTCACGGCCACGCACCCGGCTCACCGCTCCAGAGGACTGGCGACCCTGCTCAAAGCGCACGCGCTGCACTGGGCAAAGAACAGCGGCTACACGCACGCCGCAACGGGCGGCACCGTGCTGAACCTGCCCATGTTGCGTGTGAATACCCGCCTGGGCTACCTGGCCGAGCCGATGTGGGTGACCTGGGAACGCTGGTTGGGAGCACGCCGGCTTGACGAAAACCCCTTACCCTGA